From the genome of Scytonema hofmannii PCC 7110, one region includes:
- a CDS encoding glycosyltransferase family 2 protein, with translation MKFSVVITTYNRLTLLQRAINSVLNQTIPCELVVADDCSLDGTQDYLKSLSVELSCHDNLPRLVYHRNEVNQGHAATVNAGVKASSGDWIKFLDDDDYLSPNCLEEMVRAIALQKSAVICSCIAAQVDIDGVEKSRTPVVGPGLAYYIPQTDIHYGMLLELVPFGTPVQVACSREAFLRTGGWDVKLTSCDDIDSWIRIAQHGDAIFLNQCLAYRTVWSGGYDQKISLKVRLDTNILMKEKIHALVDEKYRQDILPLRDIKSYLKLHWTIVALKSRNINSFIKIVDPCILSCNAWRLLLEAILARRLKKYNYIRKLVLIKL, from the coding sequence ATGAAATTCAGCGTCGTTATTACGACCTACAACCGTTTAACGTTGTTGCAACGAGCAATTAACTCCGTGCTCAACCAGACCATCCCTTGCGAACTGGTTGTTGCCGATGACTGTTCACTGGATGGCACCCAAGATTACTTGAAAAGCTTAAGCGTTGAACTGTCATGCCATGACAATTTACCACGTCTTGTTTATCATCGCAATGAGGTGAATCAAGGTCATGCGGCAACAGTCAATGCTGGAGTCAAGGCAAGCAGTGGAGACTGGATTAAGTTTTTGGATGATGACGATTACCTGAGTCCCAACTGTTTGGAAGAAATGGTAAGAGCGATCGCACTGCAAAAAAGCGCAGTCATTTGCTCTTGCATTGCTGCTCAAGTAGATATAGACGGAGTTGAAAAGAGCCGCACGCCTGTTGTCGGTCCGGGACTAGCATACTACATCCCGCAAACAGATATTCACTACGGTATGTTACTGGAACTCGTTCCTTTTGGTACACCCGTTCAAGTTGCTTGCAGCCGTGAGGCTTTCTTGCGAACTGGAGGGTGGGATGTCAAATTAACCAGTTGTGATGATATTGATTCTTGGATTCGTATTGCCCAACATGGGGATGCGATTTTTCTCAATCAATGTCTTGCTTATCGTACTGTATGGTCTGGGGGTTACGATCAAAAAATTTCTCTAAAAGTTAGGTTAGATACTAATATTTTAATGAAGGAAAAAATTCACGCCTTGGTTGATGAAAAGTATCGTCAAGATATTTTGCCTTTGCGGGATATAAAAAGTTACTTAAAACTGCATTGGACTATAGTGGCTCTTAAAAGTAGAAACATTAACAGTTTTATTAAAATTGTCGATCCTTGTATTCTTTCGTGTAATGCTTGGCGGCTGTTGTTAGAGGCTATTTTGGCAAGGCGATTAAAGAAGTACAATTATATTCGCAAATTGGTATTGATAAAACTTTAG
- the rplS gene encoding 50S ribosomal protein L19: MNAQEIIRSIEAEQLKSNLPQIFVGDTVRVGVKIKEGDKYRVQPYEGVVISIRNGGINETITVRRVFQGVGVERVFLLHSPRIDNIKILRRGKVRRAKLYYLRDRVGKATRIKQRFDRAL; encoded by the coding sequence ATGAACGCTCAGGAGATCATCCGCTCTATAGAAGCGGAGCAGCTAAAATCTAATTTGCCCCAAATATTTGTGGGTGACACAGTAAGAGTTGGAGTTAAAATTAAGGAAGGCGACAAGTATCGCGTCCAGCCCTACGAGGGAGTTGTCATTTCTATACGGAATGGTGGCATTAACGAAACTATTACAGTTCGTCGCGTATTCCAAGGTGTAGGCGTCGAACGAGTGTTTCTATTGCATTCCCCACGGATAGACAACATCAAAATACTGCGTCGCGGGAAAGTTAGGCGTGCCAAGCTTTATTATCTACGCGATCGCGTTGGTAAGGCGACCCGGATCAAGCAACGCTTCGATCGTGCTCTGTAA
- the secE gene encoding preprotein translocase subunit SecE produces the protein MAKKNEAEMTETTNSLKLPIFFQGLKEEFDKVVWPSRQQLVSESAAVLLMMALSASLIFLVDKFFTWAAQQVF, from the coding sequence GTGGCCAAAAAAAATGAAGCAGAAATGACGGAAACAACCAACTCTTTGAAACTTCCGATTTTCTTCCAAGGACTCAAGGAAGAATTTGATAAGGTGGTTTGGCCCAGTCGGCAACAGCTTGTGAGCGAATCAGCCGCTGTTTTGTTAATGATGGCACTCTCAGCATCCCTGATATTTCTAGTAGATAAATTTTTTACTTGGGCAGCACAACAGGTGTTCTGA
- the nusG gene encoding transcription termination/antitermination protein NusG — MTYATDGERDATLQSDDTADSASKEARWYAVQVASGCEKRVKTNLEQRIQTFDVADKIVQVEIPHTPAVKIRKDGSRQHTEEKVFPGYVLVRMLMDDDTWQVVRNTSHVINFVGAEQKRGSGKGRGHVKPVPLSHTEVERIFKQTSEQEAVVKIDMAAGDKIKVLSGPFKDFEGEVIEVSPERSKLKALLSIFGRDTPVELEFNQVEKQS; from the coding sequence ATGACTTATGCAACAGACGGTGAGCGTGATGCAACGCTACAGTCAGATGATACCGCAGATTCAGCGTCGAAAGAAGCTCGCTGGTATGCAGTTCAAGTCGCTTCTGGTTGCGAGAAGCGCGTAAAGACAAATTTAGAGCAGCGCATCCAAACCTTTGATGTAGCTGATAAAATTGTCCAGGTGGAGATCCCACATACACCAGCAGTAAAAATCCGTAAGGATGGTTCTCGCCAGCACACAGAGGAAAAAGTATTTCCCGGCTATGTTCTTGTCAGAATGCTGATGGATGACGACACCTGGCAGGTAGTACGCAACACATCCCACGTGATTAATTTCGTGGGAGCAGAGCAAAAACGTGGAAGTGGCAAAGGTCGCGGTCACGTAAAGCCTGTGCCACTGAGTCATACAGAAGTTGAAAGAATCTTCAAACAGACCAGCGAGCAAGAGGCAGTTGTCAAAATTGACATGGCCGCAGGTGATAAGATAAAAGTGCTTTCAGGTCCGTTTAAAGACTTTGAAGGTGAGGTGATTGAAGTCAGTCCTGAACGGAGTAAGCTTAAAGCTCTGCTTTCGATTTTTGGGCGAGATACACCAGTGGAATTAGAATTTAATCAGGTAGAAAAACAGAGCTAA
- the rplK gene encoding 50S ribosomal protein L11, whose protein sequence is MAKKVVAVIKLALNAGKANPAPPVGPALGQHGVNIMMFCKEYNAKTAEQTGTVIPVEISVYEDRSFTFVLKTPPASVLITKAAKIERGSSEPNKKKVGSITTEQLRQIAQTKLPDLNANDIDAAMKIIEGTAKNMGVTVKD, encoded by the coding sequence ATGGCGAAAAAAGTAGTTGCGGTCATTAAGTTGGCCCTGAATGCTGGGAAAGCCAACCCAGCACCGCCAGTTGGTCCAGCATTGGGTCAGCATGGCGTGAACATTATGATGTTTTGTAAAGAGTACAACGCCAAGACAGCAGAACAAACTGGAACGGTAATTCCGGTAGAAATTTCGGTATATGAAGACCGGAGTTTTACCTTCGTTCTCAAGACTCCTCCTGCGTCGGTACTCATTACTAAAGCAGCAAAAATTGAAAGAGGCTCAAGCGAACCAAACAAAAAGAAAGTTGGTTCCATTACAACAGAACAGTTGCGTCAAATTGCCCAAACAAAATTGCCCGACCTCAACGCCAACGATATCGACGCGGCGATGAAGATTATTGAAGGCACTGCCAAAAATATGGGTGTGACAGTTAAGGATTAG
- the rplA gene encoding 50S ribosomal protein L1, with protein MTKKVSRRLQALLEKVEDKDYQPLDALALLKETATAKFAEAAEAHIRLGIDPKYTDQQLRTTVVLPKGTGQTIRVAVIARGEKVTEASNAGADIVGSEELIDEIQKGRMDFDKLIATPDIMPQVAKLGKLLGPRGLMPSPKGGTVTFDIASAIGEFKAGKLEFRADRTGIVHVMFGKASFTPEDLLVNLKALQETIDRNRPSGAKGRYWRTMYVSATMGPSIKVDVNALRDLKQAEGA; from the coding sequence ATGACGAAAAAAGTTTCGCGCCGCTTGCAAGCGCTTCTAGAAAAAGTAGAAGACAAAGATTATCAGCCCTTAGATGCATTAGCTCTGCTCAAGGAAACGGCGACAGCAAAGTTTGCTGAAGCAGCAGAAGCACACATCAGGTTGGGTATTGACCCCAAATATACTGACCAACAACTGCGGACAACAGTGGTATTGCCCAAAGGAACAGGGCAAACAATACGGGTAGCAGTCATTGCCAGAGGGGAAAAAGTTACAGAAGCCAGCAATGCAGGTGCTGATATTGTTGGTTCAGAAGAACTGATAGACGAGATTCAAAAAGGCAGAATGGACTTTGACAAGCTGATAGCGACACCTGATATAATGCCTCAGGTAGCAAAGCTAGGTAAGTTACTCGGTCCTCGCGGTTTGATGCCATCCCCCAAAGGTGGAACAGTCACATTTGATATTGCAAGTGCGATCGGGGAATTTAAAGCAGGTAAATTAGAATTCCGAGCTGACCGTACTGGTATCGTCCATGTTATGTTTGGTAAGGCATCCTTCACACCAGAAGATTTACTGGTAAACTTGAAAGCGTTGCAAGAAACAATCGATCGCAACCGTCCTTCAGGAGCAAAAGGTCGTTACTGGCGAACAATGTACGTATCCGCTACAATGGGACCTTCGATTAAAGTCGATGTCAACGCCCTACGGGATTTGAAACAGGCTGAAGGTGCGTAA
- the rplJ gene encoding 50S ribosomal protein L10, translated as MPRTIEDKHAIVADLKETLSQSQLAIVIDYQGLTVAEITDLRRRLRPAGTVCKVTKNTLMGIAIKDQEKWQPLEELLKGSSAFLLVKEDFSAAIKAYQDFQKVTKKTEVRGGVMEGRLLKEPDIKALGDLPSKEQLMAQIAGALNALTTKIAVGINEVPSSLARALQAVADKEKGDGETESASS; from the coding sequence ATGCCAAGAACGATAGAAGATAAACACGCTATAGTAGCCGATCTCAAAGAAACTTTGAGTCAGTCGCAACTAGCAATAGTCATTGACTATCAAGGGTTAACAGTTGCGGAAATCACAGATTTACGGAGACGCTTGCGTCCTGCTGGAACTGTTTGCAAGGTGACCAAAAACACCCTGATGGGTATTGCCATTAAAGACCAAGAGAAATGGCAACCATTAGAGGAACTGCTCAAAGGTTCTTCTGCCTTTTTGCTAGTCAAAGAGGATTTCTCAGCAGCAATTAAGGCTTATCAAGATTTCCAGAAAGTCACCAAGAAAACAGAAGTTCGTGGCGGCGTCATGGAAGGTCGCCTGCTGAAAGAGCCTGATATCAAAGCTTTGGGAGATTTACCATCCAAAGAGCAACTCATGGCGCAAATTGCTGGAGCGCTCAATGCTTTGACTACCAAGATTGCTGTTGGTATCAACGAAGTCCCAAGTTCTCTCGCACGTGCTTTACAAGCTGTCGCCGATAAGGAAAAAGGCGACGGTGAAACAGAAAGTGCTTCTAGTTAG
- the rplL gene encoding 50S ribosomal protein L7/L12, with protein MSTATDEILDKLKTLTLLEAAELVKQIEEAFGVSAAAPAGGMMMMAAPGAAAAAEPVEEKTEFDVVLEAVPADKKIAILKVVRELTGLGLKEAKDLVESAPKPVKEAIAKDAAEAAKKQIEDAGGKVSIK; from the coding sequence ATGTCTACAGCAACTGATGAAATTTTGGATAAATTAAAAACACTGACTTTGCTGGAAGCAGCTGAGTTAGTCAAGCAAATTGAAGAAGCCTTTGGCGTAAGTGCAGCTGCACCCGCAGGCGGAATGATGATGATGGCTGCGCCCGGTGCTGCTGCTGCTGCTGAACCAGTAGAAGAGAAGACTGAGTTTGACGTTGTTCTCGAAGCAGTTCCTGCTGATAAGAAGATTGCCATACTCAAAGTTGTACGTGAATTGACCGGTTTGGGTCTGAAAGAAGCAAAAGACTTGGTAGAATCTGCGCCTAAGCCAGTTAAGGAAGCGATCGCTAAAGATGCTGCTGAAGCTGCTAAGAAGCAAATCGAAGACGCTGGCGGTAAGGTTAGTATTAAGTAA
- a CDS encoding DNA adenine methylase, with translation MAKKIAFGWYGGKYSHLDWLLPLLPKATHYCEPFGGSAAVLLNREPSPVETYNDIDGEVVNFFRVLRDRKDELIQAIGLTPFAREEFRVAIAEEEEGLSSLERARRFFVRARQVRTGLAQTASEGRWAHCKLTLQKINSTGKRVEKYIFITTDVIEERVREYAATMYDSTGGIEIAILDCISFLQHFLYLFYRLRVQFLEAYQQLVLAEPESAISQPVKEAFLALRQAAESDREF, from the coding sequence ATGGCGAAGAAAATTGCCTTTGGTTGGTATGGCGGTAAGTATAGTCATCTGGACTGGCTCTTACCTTTGTTGCCTAAAGCAACCCACTACTGCGAACCCTTTGGCGGATCGGCTGCTGTGCTATTAAACCGAGAGCCTTCGCCTGTAGAAACCTACAACGATATTGATGGCGAAGTGGTAAATTTCTTTCGGGTGCTACGCGATCGCAAAGATGAATTAATTCAAGCGATTGGGCTAACGCCGTTTGCACGTGAAGAATTTCGGGTGGCGATCGCGGAAGAGGAAGAGGGTTTGTCAAGTCTAGAAAGAGCTAGGCGCTTTTTTGTCCGGGCGCGACAAGTAAGGACGGGCTTGGCACAAACAGCCAGCGAAGGGCGGTGGGCACACTGTAAATTGACCTTGCAAAAAATCAACAGCACAGGTAAACGAGTTGAAAAGTATATCTTTATTACAACAGATGTAATTGAGGAGCGTGTTCGGGAGTATGCGGCAACAATGTATGACAGCACAGGTGGCATAGAGATTGCAATTTTGGACTGCATCAGCTTTCTACAGCACTTTTTGTACTTATTTTATCGGTTACGGGTACAGTTTCTAGAAGCGTATCAACAGCTGGTGCTCGCAGAACCAGAGAGTGCCATCAGCCAACCCGTAAAAGAAGCTTTTTTAGCACTGAGACAGGCGGCTGAGAGTGATAGAGAGTTTTGA
- the psbA gene encoding photosystem II q(b) protein: MTTTVQRRESGNVWERFCNWITSTENRLYVGWFGVLMIPTLLSATICFIIAFIAAPPVDIDGIREPVAGSLIYGNNIISGAVVPSSNAIGLHFYPIWEAASLDEWLYNGGPYQLVVFHFLLGCFCYLGRQWELSYRLGMRPWICVAYSAPLASATAVFLIYPIGQGSFSDGMPLGISGTFNFMLVFQAEHNILMHPFHQLGVAGVFGGSLFSAMHGSLVTSSLVRETTETESQNYGYKFGQEEETYNIVAAHGYFGRLIFQYASFNNSRSLHFFLAAWPVVGIWFTALGISTMAFNLNGFNFNQSVLDSQGRAIGTWADILNRANLGMEVMHERNAHNFPLDLAAGEVAPVAMSAPAING, translated from the coding sequence ATGACCACAACTGTACAGCGCCGCGAAAGCGGAAACGTATGGGAGCGGTTTTGTAACTGGATCACCTCTACCGAAAACCGCCTTTATGTAGGCTGGTTCGGCGTGTTGATGATTCCTACACTCCTCTCCGCAACCATTTGCTTTATCATTGCCTTCATCGCTGCTCCTCCTGTAGACATTGATGGTATCCGCGAACCTGTTGCAGGTTCTTTGATCTACGGAAACAATATCATCTCTGGTGCAGTTGTTCCAAGCTCTAACGCAATTGGTCTTCACTTCTACCCCATCTGGGAAGCCGCTTCCTTAGATGAGTGGTTGTACAACGGTGGTCCTTACCAGTTGGTGGTTTTCCACTTCTTGCTCGGTTGCTTCTGCTATCTGGGTCGTCAGTGGGAATTGTCTTACCGCTTGGGTATGCGTCCTTGGATCTGCGTTGCTTACTCTGCACCTTTGGCTTCCGCAACCGCAGTGTTCTTGATCTACCCCATCGGTCAAGGTTCTTTCTCTGATGGTATGCCTTTGGGTATCTCTGGAACTTTCAACTTCATGTTGGTGTTCCAAGCAGAGCACAACATCTTGATGCACCCCTTCCACCAGTTAGGTGTAGCAGGTGTATTCGGTGGTAGCTTGTTTAGCGCAATGCACGGTTCTCTGGTAACCTCCTCCTTGGTTCGTGAAACAACCGAAACCGAATCACAGAACTACGGTTACAAGTTTGGACAAGAAGAAGAGACCTACAACATCGTAGCAGCACACGGCTACTTCGGTCGCTTGATTTTCCAATACGCATCATTCAACAACAGCCGTTCCTTGCACTTCTTCTTGGCAGCATGGCCAGTAGTCGGCATCTGGTTCACCGCACTGGGCATCAGCACCATGGCGTTCAACCTCAACGGTTTCAACTTTAACCAGTCCGTACTTGACTCGCAAGGTCGTGCGATTGGCACCTGGGCAGACATTCTCAACCGCGCTAACCTCGGTATGGAAGTGATGCACGAGCGCAACGCTCACAACTTTCCTCTTGATTTAGCTGCTGGTGAAGTTGCTCCTGTTGCAATGAGCGCTCCTGCTATCAACGGTTAA
- a CDS encoding MBOAT family O-acyltransferase has product MNLISILYGLFLLSVLGIYWSVGQQKLRLWTLLIASVVFYASLGEGNPSTTVLSTQVQYIPLLFALIYINFRLGREIGENTSPGQHNLDWQVSNEDWRFAQVDWNRRRLNLLWLGVVLNVLLLFSFKYLQPSLNFLFQNSANTNSNADSFKLIAPLGISFFTFECISYLVDVYRGAPATKDFLKFTVYKFFFAKLISGPITRFHTLGNQLQNLRFPSPDLVAEGLWLIARGAAKKRILADHLGIFVDVCFGNLQRAGSLDLWLATFAYGLQLYLDFSGYVDIARGSAMLFGLVLPENFKSPYFSTSIADFWRRWHMTLGDWLRNYLYFPLGGSRQGLDRTCMNLLIVMLIAGVWHGAALGFVVWGLFHGLALVVHRLTDAISDRHENLENFWHKPLGTFLAWLLTQLMVFTSWIWFRLPNLNDSSFVFQHLFGYPSDVQFAEKVYVEVLNISQFQLMVLLAVVATVMAIAYAFKQTLKLQFNWPIKLVFVPLCLYGVWLLAPDGSLPYIYFDF; this is encoded by the coding sequence ATGAATTTAATATCAATTTTATACGGGTTATTTTTACTCAGTGTGCTGGGAATCTACTGGTCTGTAGGACAACAAAAGTTACGACTGTGGACTTTACTAATTGCTAGTGTTGTTTTTTATGCTTCTTTAGGCGAAGGTAATCCCAGCACAACCGTGTTGTCTACACAAGTGCAGTATATTCCTTTATTATTTGCATTAATTTATATTAACTTTCGTTTGGGACGAGAAATTGGTGAAAATACTTCTCCCGGACAACATAATTTGGATTGGCAAGTCTCTAATGAAGATTGGCGTTTTGCTCAAGTTGATTGGAACCGTCGTCGTTTAAATCTTTTGTGGTTGGGTGTAGTTTTAAATGTTTTGCTACTATTTAGTTTTAAGTATTTACAACCTAGCTTAAATTTCTTATTTCAGAATTCCGCAAATACAAATTCTAATGCTGACTCTTTTAAATTAATTGCTCCTTTAGGAATTTCTTTTTTCACCTTTGAATGTATTTCCTATTTAGTTGATGTCTATCGTGGTGCGCCGGCTACTAAAGATTTTCTAAAATTTACAGTCTATAAGTTTTTCTTTGCCAAACTCATTTCTGGCCCAATTACTCGTTTTCATACCTTAGGCAACCAACTTCAAAATCTTCGCTTTCCAAGTCCGGATTTAGTTGCAGAAGGATTATGGCTCATTGCTAGAGGTGCTGCGAAAAAACGGATTTTAGCAGACCACTTGGGAATTTTTGTTGATGTCTGTTTTGGTAATTTACAACGGGCGGGTAGTTTAGATTTATGGTTAGCTACATTTGCTTATGGCTTGCAATTGTACTTAGATTTCAGTGGCTATGTTGATATCGCCCGTGGTAGTGCTATGCTGTTCGGCTTGGTTTTACCAGAAAATTTTAAATCTCCTTATTTCAGTACTAGCATTGCTGATTTTTGGCGGCGCTGGCACATGACTTTGGGCGACTGGTTGAGAAATTACCTCTACTTCCCTTTGGGAGGTTCCCGTCAGGGTTTAGATCGGACTTGCATGAATTTACTTATTGTGATGTTAATTGCAGGTGTCTGGCATGGAGCAGCATTGGGTTTTGTTGTTTGGGGTTTATTTCACGGGTTAGCTTTGGTTGTTCACCGTCTAACTGATGCAATTAGCGATCGCCATGAGAATTTGGAAAACTTTTGGCACAAGCCACTGGGTACATTTTTGGCTTGGCTGCTCACACAACTGATGGTTTTCACATCATGGATTTGGTTCCGCTTGCCGAATTTAAATGACTCTTCTTTTGTCTTTCAGCATCTTTTCGGTTACCCATCTGATGTCCAATTTGCTGAAAAGGTATACGTGGAGGTTCTCAACATCAGTCAGTTTCAACTTATGGTTCTGTTAGCTGTTGTAGCTACCGTTATGGCGATCGCCTACGCTTTCAAGCAGACTTTGAAGTTACAATTCAACTGGCCCATCAAGCTTGTATTTGTACCTTTATGCCTGTACGGCGTTTGGCTACTTGCCCCAGATGGAAGTTTACCGTACATCTACTTTGATTTTTAA